A genomic window from Solanum dulcamara chromosome 11, daSolDulc1.2, whole genome shotgun sequence includes:
- the LOC129874158 gene encoding lysine histidine transporter 1-like produces the protein MVGAGVLSLPYAMSQLGWGPGVTVLVISWIITLYTLWQMVEMHEMVPGKRFDRYHELGQYAFGEKLGLWIVVPQQVIVEVGVDIVYMVTGGRSLMKVHDLLCKHSCTNWKLSYFIMIFASVHFVLSHLPNLNSISAVSLAAAVMSLSYSTIGWAASVKKGVQPDVNYEFIAKTNMGVVFNFFSALGDVAFAYAGHNVVLEIQATIPSTPEKPSKGPMWRGVVVAYIVVAVCYFPVAIVGYWVFGNSVEENILISLNKPTWLIVMANIFVVIHVIGSYQIYAMPVFDMLETLLVKKLRFRPSWYLRFVTRSIYVAFTMFVGIAIPFFSGLLGFFGGFAFAPTTYFLPCIMWLSIYKPKRFSLSWIANWVCIILGVLLMIFAPIGALRSIILKAKSYEFFS, from the exons ATGGTTGGAGCCGGTGTCCTCAGTCTTCCTTATGCTATGTCTCAGCTAGGGTG ggGACCTGGTGTAACGGTGCTGGTGATATCTTGGATTATAACTTTGTATACTTTATGGCAAATGGTTGAGATGCACGAAATGGTTCCAGGGAAACGTTTCGATAGATATCATGAGTTGGGGCAGTATGCTTTTGGGGAAAAGCTTGGACTATGGATTGTGGTGCCCCAACAGGTAATTGTCGAAGTTGGTGTTGACATTGTTTATATGGTGACTGGGGGAAGATCACTCATGAAGGTCCATGATTTATTGTGCAAACACAGTTGTACAAATTGGAAACTTTCATACTTCATCATGATATTTGCCTCTGTCCATTTTGTGCTGTCTCATCTTCCCAACTTAAATTCCATATCTGCTGTTTCTTTGGCTGCTGCTGTCATGTCCTTAAG TTACTCAACAATTGGGTGGGCGGCTTCGGTTAAGAAGGGCGTGCAGCCGGATGTGAACTATGAGTTCATCGCTAAAACCAATATGGGAGTAGTATTCAACTTTTTCAGCGCGTTGGGAGATGTGGCTTTTGCTTACGCAGGTCACAATGTGGTGTTAGAGATTCAAGCTACAATCCCTTCAACGCCAGAGAAGCCTTCCAAAGGACCCATGTGGAGGGGTGTCGTAGTTGCTTACATCGTTGTGGCTGTTTGTTATTTCCCTGTTGCTATTGTTGGTTATTGGGTGTTTGGGAATTCGGTGGAAGAAAACATTCTCATCTCATTGAACAAACCTACATGGCTCATTGTCATGGCTAACATATTTGTCGTCATCCATGTTATTGGAAGCTATCAG ATCTATGCAATGCCAGTTTTTGACATGCTTGAGACTCTGCTTGTCAAGAAACTCAGGTTCAGGCCTAGTTGGTACTTGCGATTTGTTACCAGAAGCATCTATGTTG CTTTCACAATGTTCGTTGGAATCGCCATTCCTTTCTTTAGTGGGCTTTTGGGATTCTTTGGAGGATTTGCTTTTGCCCCAACAACATATTTT CTTCCTTGCATCATGTGGCTTTCAATCTATAAACCAAAGAGATTCAGTCTCTCTTGGATTGCTAACTGG GTTTGCATAATTTTGGGAGTTCTATTGATGATTTTTGCACCAATTGGCGCCTTAAGATCCATCATCTTAAAAGCAAAGTCCTATGAATTTTTCAGTTAG
- the LOC129874064 gene encoding lysine histidine transporter 1-like isoform X2 — protein MEKQRKIDEWLPITSSRNAKWWYSAFHNVTAMVGAGVLGLPYAMSELGWGPGVAVLFVSWVITLYTLWQMVEMHEMVPGKRFDRYHELGQHVFGKKLGLYIVVPQQLVVEVGLDIVYMVTGGKSFQKIHDLVCTSNCVDIRLTYYIMMFASVHFVLSHLPNFNAISGVSLIAAIMSLSYCIIAWVASIEKGVQPDVDYGYRAKNTGEGIFNFFSGLGEVAFAYAGHNVVLEIQATIPSTPEKPSKGPMWKGVLVAYIVVAICYFPVALIGYYTFGNAVSDNILISLNKPTWLIVLANAFVVIHIIGSYQLYAIPVFDMVETYLVKKRRFKPTWYLRFISRNLYVAFTMIVGIIFPFFGGLLGFFGGFAFAPTTYFLPCIMWLSIYKPKKWGLSWTTNWICIILGVLLTVLAPIGGLRSIIIQAKDYTFFS, from the exons ATGGAGA AACAAAGGAAGATAGATGAATGGCTTCCCATTACTTCTTCTAGGAATGCAAAATGGTGGTATTCAGCATTTCACAATGTTACTGCTATGGTTGGTGCTGGTGTCCTAGGTCTCCCTTATGCCATGTCAGAGCTCGGATG GGGACCTGGTGTAGCAGTGTTGTTTGTATCTTGGGTTATAACCTTATACACTCTATGGCAAATGGTTGAGATGCATGAAATGGTTCCAGGGAAACGTTTCGATAGGTATCATGAACTTGGGCAGCATGTTTTTGGTAAAAAGCTCGGCCTATATATCGTGGTGCCTCAACAATTGGTTGTTGAAGTTGGCCTTGACATTGTTTATATGGTGACCGGAGGAAAATCATTCCAAAAGATACACGATTTAGTCTGCACTAGCAATTGCGTAGATATCAGACTGACCTATTACATCATGATGTTTGCCTCTGTCCATTTCGTGCTCTCTCATCTTCCCAATTTCAATGCCATTTCTGGTGTCTCTTTGATAGCAGCTATCATGTCTTTAAG TTACTGTATAATTGCTTGGGTGGCTTCAATTGAAAAGGGTGTGCAACCGGATGTGGATTATGGGTACAGGGCTAAAAACACAGGGGAaggtattttcaattttttcagtGGATTGGGAGAAGTGGCTTTTGCATACGCGGGTCATAATGTGGTGTTGGAGATTCAAGCTACGATCCCTTCAACACCTGAGAAGCCTTCTAAAGGACCTATGTGGAAGGGAGTACTTGTTGCTTACATTGTTGTGGCTATATGCTATTTCCCAGTTGCACTTATCGGCTATTATACATTTGGGAATGCAGTATCAGAcaacattctcatctccttGAACAAACCTACTTGGCTCATTGTCCTTGCTAATGCCTTTGTTGTTATCCACATCATTGGGAGCTATCAG CTCTATGCAATACCGGTGTTTGACATGGTTGAGACTTACCTTGTAAAGAAACGTAGGTTCAAACCAACATGGTACTTGAGATTTATTTCCAGAAACCTTTATGTTG CATTCACAATGATAGTTGGAATCATcttccctttctttgggggactTCTTGGATTCTTTGGAGGATTTGCTTTTGCCCCAACAACCTATTTC CTCCCTTGCATCATGTGGCTTTCAATCTACAAACCAAAGAAATGGGGCCTATCTTGGACTACTAACTGG ATATGCATAATACTGGGAGTTCTGTTGACTGTTTTAGCACCAATCGGCGGCTTAAGAAGCATCATTATACAAGCCAAGGACTACACATTTTTCTCTTAG
- the LOC129874064 gene encoding lysine histidine transporter 1-like isoform X1 has product MPASSSDKNAADGRSEEQRKIDEWLPITSSRNAKWWYSAFHNVTAMVGAGVLGLPYAMSELGWGPGVAVLFVSWVITLYTLWQMVEMHEMVPGKRFDRYHELGQHVFGKKLGLYIVVPQQLVVEVGLDIVYMVTGGKSFQKIHDLVCTSNCVDIRLTYYIMMFASVHFVLSHLPNFNAISGVSLIAAIMSLSYCIIAWVASIEKGVQPDVDYGYRAKNTGEGIFNFFSGLGEVAFAYAGHNVVLEIQATIPSTPEKPSKGPMWKGVLVAYIVVAICYFPVALIGYYTFGNAVSDNILISLNKPTWLIVLANAFVVIHIIGSYQLYAIPVFDMVETYLVKKRRFKPTWYLRFISRNLYVAFTMIVGIIFPFFGGLLGFFGGFAFAPTTYFLPCIMWLSIYKPKKWGLSWTTNWICIILGVLLTVLAPIGGLRSIIIQAKDYTFFS; this is encoded by the exons ATGCCAGCCTCATCATCAGACAAAAATGCG GCTGATGGAAGATCTGAAGAACAAAGGAAGATAGATGAATGGCTTCCCATTACTTCTTCTAGGAATGCAAAATGGTGGTATTCAGCATTTCACAATGTTACTGCTATGGTTGGTGCTGGTGTCCTAGGTCTCCCTTATGCCATGTCAGAGCTCGGATG GGGACCTGGTGTAGCAGTGTTGTTTGTATCTTGGGTTATAACCTTATACACTCTATGGCAAATGGTTGAGATGCATGAAATGGTTCCAGGGAAACGTTTCGATAGGTATCATGAACTTGGGCAGCATGTTTTTGGTAAAAAGCTCGGCCTATATATCGTGGTGCCTCAACAATTGGTTGTTGAAGTTGGCCTTGACATTGTTTATATGGTGACCGGAGGAAAATCATTCCAAAAGATACACGATTTAGTCTGCACTAGCAATTGCGTAGATATCAGACTGACCTATTACATCATGATGTTTGCCTCTGTCCATTTCGTGCTCTCTCATCTTCCCAATTTCAATGCCATTTCTGGTGTCTCTTTGATAGCAGCTATCATGTCTTTAAG TTACTGTATAATTGCTTGGGTGGCTTCAATTGAAAAGGGTGTGCAACCGGATGTGGATTATGGGTACAGGGCTAAAAACACAGGGGAaggtattttcaattttttcagtGGATTGGGAGAAGTGGCTTTTGCATACGCGGGTCATAATGTGGTGTTGGAGATTCAAGCTACGATCCCTTCAACACCTGAGAAGCCTTCTAAAGGACCTATGTGGAAGGGAGTACTTGTTGCTTACATTGTTGTGGCTATATGCTATTTCCCAGTTGCACTTATCGGCTATTATACATTTGGGAATGCAGTATCAGAcaacattctcatctccttGAACAAACCTACTTGGCTCATTGTCCTTGCTAATGCCTTTGTTGTTATCCACATCATTGGGAGCTATCAG CTCTATGCAATACCGGTGTTTGACATGGTTGAGACTTACCTTGTAAAGAAACGTAGGTTCAAACCAACATGGTACTTGAGATTTATTTCCAGAAACCTTTATGTTG CATTCACAATGATAGTTGGAATCATcttccctttctttgggggactTCTTGGATTCTTTGGAGGATTTGCTTTTGCCCCAACAACCTATTTC CTCCCTTGCATCATGTGGCTTTCAATCTACAAACCAAAGAAATGGGGCCTATCTTGGACTACTAACTGG ATATGCATAATACTGGGAGTTCTGTTGACTGTTTTAGCACCAATCGGCGGCTTAAGAAGCATCATTATACAAGCCAAGGACTACACATTTTTCTCTTAG